Proteins found in one Pelmatolapia mariae isolate MD_Pm_ZW linkage group LG7, Pm_UMD_F_2, whole genome shotgun sequence genomic segment:
- the fgf10a gene encoding fibroblast growth factor 10a translates to MCRWTVTQGAPAAWFSSCPCRRPPSLLSLTLLLLLLLLGPSSSSPLSASSENGRNAPGGTSPHFLISYPPPSSSPTPLHASSARLPRATNVSSSSATVVGRHVRSSYKHLQGDVRWRKLFSSQKFYLRIGEEGKVNGTGNKDDPYSVLEIKSVDVGVVAIKGLKSNHYLAIKKNGVLYGAREYGPDCRLIERIEENKYNTYASAQWLNKDKRMFVALNPKGKPMKGRKTRRKNPATHFLPILSEQR, encoded by the exons ATGTGTAGATGGACAGTGACACAAGGTGCACCGGCCGCCTGGTTCTCCTCCTGCCCCTGCCGTAGACCTCCTTCACTCCTCTCCCTCACCttgctgctcctgcttctcctgctCGGACCGTCCTCATCCTCCCCGCTGTCCGCTTCGTCCGAAAACGGCCGCAATGCACCAGGAGGGACTTCTCCTCACTTCCTCATCTCATACCCGCCACCCTCCTCATCACCCACACCGCTTCACGCATCCTCTGCAAGGTTGCCAAGGGCGACCAATGTGTCATCGTCGTCCGCGACGGTCGTTGGCCGGCACGTGCGAAGCAGCTACAAGCATCTACAAGGGGATGTGCGCTGGCGGAAACTGTTCTCCTCCCAGAAATTCTACCTTCGCATTGGCGAGGAGGGAAAGGTTAACGGCACCGGAAACAAGGACGATCCATACA GTGTTTTGGAGATCAAATCAGTGGATGTGGGTGTGGTGGCCATCAAGGGCCTCAAAAGTAACCACTACCTGGCAATCAAGAAGAATGGCGTTCTGTACGGAGCG AGAGAGTACGGCCCAGACTGCCGTCTAATTGAACGCATCGAGGAAAACAAGTATAACACCTACGCTTCAGCTCAGTGGCTCAACAAGGACAAGCGCATGTTTGTTGCACTGAACCCTAAGGGAAAGCCAATGAAAGGAAGGAAGACACGAAGGAAAAACCCAGCCACTCACTTCCTGCCTATTTTGTCAGAACAGCGATGA